In one window of Streptomyces sp. NBC_01224 DNA:
- the cimA gene encoding citramalate synthase, whose amino-acid sequence MTTKAKATDDSFHVFDTTLRDGAQREGINLTVADKLTIARHLDNFGVGFIEGGWPGANPRDTEFFARAQQEIEFKNAELVAFGATRRAGGKAAEDHQVKALLDSGASVITLVAKSHDRHVELALRTTLEENLEMVRDTVSFLREQGRRVFVDCEHFFDGYRANPEYAKAVVRAAWEAGADVVILCDTNGGMLPAQVQAVVSTVLADTGARLGIHAQDDTGCAVANTLAAVDAGATHVQCTANGYGERVGNANLFPVVAALELKYGKAVLPEGALADMTRVSHAIAEVVNLTPSTHQPYVGVSAFAHKAGLHASAIKVDPDLYQHIDPALVGNTMRMLVSDMAGRASIELKGKELGIDLGGDRELVGRVVERVKERELKGYTYEAADASFELLLRAEAEGRARRYFRTESWRAIVEDRPDGTHANEATVKLWAKGERIVATAEGNGPVNALDRALRVALERIYPQLAKLELVDYKVRILEGRTGTESTTRVLITTGDGTGDWATVGVAENVIAASWQALEDAYTYGLLRAGIEPAE is encoded by the coding sequence ATGACCACCAAGGCCAAGGCCACCGACGACAGTTTCCATGTCTTCGACACCACACTGCGCGACGGGGCCCAGCGTGAAGGCATCAACCTGACGGTCGCGGACAAGCTGACCATCGCGCGGCACCTGGACAACTTCGGCGTGGGCTTCATCGAGGGTGGCTGGCCCGGCGCCAATCCCCGGGACACCGAATTCTTCGCCCGCGCCCAGCAGGAGATCGAGTTCAAGAACGCCGAGTTGGTCGCCTTCGGCGCGACCCGCAGGGCCGGTGGCAAGGCCGCCGAGGACCACCAGGTCAAGGCGCTGCTGGATTCCGGTGCCTCCGTGATCACGCTGGTCGCCAAGTCCCATGACCGCCATGTGGAACTCGCCCTGCGCACCACCCTCGAAGAGAACCTGGAGATGGTCCGCGACACCGTCTCCTTCCTCCGTGAGCAGGGCCGCCGGGTCTTCGTGGACTGCGAGCACTTCTTCGACGGCTACCGCGCCAACCCCGAGTACGCCAAGGCCGTCGTCCGCGCCGCCTGGGAGGCCGGCGCCGATGTCGTCATCCTCTGCGACACCAACGGCGGGATGCTCCCGGCCCAGGTCCAGGCCGTCGTCTCCACCGTTCTCGCCGACACCGGCGCCCGGCTCGGCATCCACGCCCAGGACGACACCGGCTGCGCGGTCGCCAACACCCTGGCCGCCGTCGACGCGGGCGCCACCCACGTCCAGTGCACCGCCAACGGCTACGGCGAGCGGGTCGGCAACGCCAACCTCTTCCCCGTCGTCGCCGCCCTGGAACTCAAGTACGGCAAGGCCGTCCTGCCCGAGGGCGCACTCGCCGACATGACCCGCGTCTCGCACGCGATCGCCGAGGTCGTCAACCTGACGCCCTCCACCCACCAGCCCTATGTGGGTGTTTCCGCCTTCGCCCACAAGGCCGGACTGCACGCCTCCGCGATCAAGGTCGACCCCGACCTGTACCAGCACATCGACCCCGCGCTGGTCGGCAACACCATGCGGATGCTCGTCTCCGACATGGCGGGCCGCGCCTCCATCGAGCTCAAGGGCAAGGAGCTCGGCATCGACCTCGGAGGCGACCGGGAACTCGTCGGCCGGGTCGTCGAGCGTGTCAAGGAGCGCGAGCTCAAGGGCTACACGTACGAGGCTGCCGACGCCTCCTTCGAACTGCTGCTGCGCGCCGAGGCCGAGGGCCGGGCACGCCGCTACTTCCGCACCGAGTCCTGGCGCGCCATCGTCGAGGACCGCCCCGACGGCACGCACGCCAACGAGGCGACCGTGAAGCTCTGGGCCAAGGGCGAGCGCATCGTCGCCACCGCCGAGGGCAACGGCCCGGTCAACGCACTCGACCGGGCGCTGCGCGTCGCGCTGGAGCGGATCTACCCGCAGCTCGCCAAGCTGGAACTGGTCGACTACAAGGTCCGCATCCTCGAAGGCCGCACCGGCACCGAGTCCACCACCCGCGTCCTCATCACCACGGGCGACGGCACCGGCGACTGGGCGACGGTCGGCGTCGCGGAGAACGTCATCGCGGCGTCCTGGCAGGCGCTGGAGGACGCCTACACGTACGGGCTGCTGCGCGCCGGGATCGAGCCGGCGGAGTAG
- a CDS encoding MFS transporter: protein MGRQQWKKIWVGSAGNMVEWFDWFVYATFAVYFADSFFPEGNETANLMNTMGIFAVGFFMRPVGGWVLGRIGDRRGRKAALTLTVTLMSASAVLIAIAPTYDVAGYGGVAVLLVARLLQGLSVGGEYAASATYLTEASAPHRRGFASSFQYVSMTAGQLIGLGLQIILQRNMSDAALHSWGWRIPFIVGALGAAIVFYLRRSMLETEVYAESGAAEQEDRGTLKALWQHKREAFLVMALTMGGTVAYYTYTTYLTKFLSRSAGMEKSTASLVSFCALFVFMCIQPLAGLLSDRIGRRPLLITFAVGSTFLTVPIMTMLKHAGTFWPAFGLALLALVVVTGYTSINACVKAELFPTGIRALGVALPYAIANALFGGTAEYVALWFKKSGVESGFYWYVAGCAAVSLVVYLTMRETRDIDLGRVGADRRTGQAAPAESSGATSVTPAS from the coding sequence ATGGGACGACAGCAGTGGAAGAAAATCTGGGTCGGCTCCGCCGGCAACATGGTCGAGTGGTTCGACTGGTTCGTGTACGCGACCTTCGCCGTCTACTTCGCGGATTCGTTCTTCCCCGAAGGCAATGAGACCGCCAACCTCATGAACACCATGGGCATCTTCGCCGTCGGCTTCTTCATGAGGCCGGTCGGTGGCTGGGTGCTCGGCCGGATCGGTGACCGCAGAGGACGCAAGGCTGCGCTCACCCTCACCGTCACCCTCATGTCGGCCTCCGCGGTCCTCATCGCCATCGCGCCGACGTACGACGTCGCGGGATACGGCGGTGTCGCCGTCCTGCTGGTGGCGCGGCTGCTGCAGGGCCTCAGCGTCGGGGGCGAGTACGCCGCCAGCGCCACCTATCTGACCGAGGCGTCCGCGCCCCACCGGCGCGGCTTCGCCTCCAGCTTCCAGTACGTGTCCATGACCGCGGGACAGCTCATCGGCCTCGGCCTCCAGATCATCCTGCAGCGCAACATGTCCGACGCGGCCCTGCACAGCTGGGGCTGGCGCATCCCGTTCATCGTCGGTGCGCTCGGTGCCGCGATCGTCTTCTATCTGCGCCGCTCGATGCTGGAGACCGAGGTGTACGCGGAGTCCGGCGCCGCCGAGCAGGAGGACCGCGGGACGCTGAAGGCGCTGTGGCAGCACAAGCGCGAGGCGTTCCTGGTGATGGCGCTGACCATGGGCGGGACCGTCGCGTACTACACGTACACGACCTATCTCACCAAGTTCCTCTCCAGGAGCGCCGGCATGGAGAAGTCCACCGCCTCGCTCGTCAGCTTCTGCGCCCTGTTCGTCTTCATGTGCATCCAGCCGCTGGCCGGACTGCTCTCCGACCGGATCGGCCGCCGCCCGCTGCTGATCACCTTCGCAGTCGGCTCGACGTTCCTGACGGTGCCGATCATGACGATGCTCAAGCACGCGGGCACCTTCTGGCCCGCGTTCGGCCTGGCGCTCCTCGCCCTGGTCGTCGTCACCGGGTACACCTCGATCAACGCCTGTGTGAAGGCCGAGCTCTTCCCGACCGGCATCCGCGCCCTGGGCGTCGCCCTCCCGTACGCCATCGCCAACGCGCTCTTCGGCGGTACCGCCGAGTACGTGGCGCTCTGGTTCAAGAAGTCGGGCGTCGAGTCCGGCTTCTACTGGTACGTGGCGGGCTGCGCCGCGGTCTCCCTGGTCGTCTATCTGACCATGCGCGAGACCCGCGACATCGACCTCGGCCGGGTCGGTGCCGACCGGAGGACCGGGCAGGCGGCCCCGGCGGAGTCGTCCGGAGCGACGAGCGTCACGCCCGCATCCTGA
- a CDS encoding TetR/AcrR family transcriptional regulator, with amino-acid sequence MPPAPRRRNTAPPREELLAAAMATIAERGLDGLTMAGLGREVGMSSGHLLYYFRTKDELLLQTLEWSEGRLGAQRRTLLSGRATVRERLDAYIDLYLPDGHRDPHWTLWLEVWNRSQNADDDARARQAAIEGAWHRDLVALLAEGASRGEFRTVDAERFATRLRALLDGFSVHVAVGIPGTSRSQVLGQVREFIDDSLTVPERPTPSCTKRT; translated from the coding sequence GTGCCCCCCGCTCCACGCCGTCGCAACACCGCCCCGCCCCGCGAGGAACTGCTGGCCGCCGCCATGGCCACCATCGCCGAACGGGGCCTCGACGGCCTCACCATGGCCGGGCTCGGCCGCGAGGTCGGCATGAGCAGCGGACACCTCCTCTACTACTTCCGCACCAAGGACGAGCTGCTGCTCCAGACCCTGGAGTGGAGCGAGGGCCGGCTCGGCGCCCAGCGGCGCACCCTGCTGTCCGGTCGGGCGACGGTCCGCGAACGGCTCGACGCGTACATCGATCTGTACCTCCCCGACGGCCACCGCGATCCGCACTGGACGCTCTGGCTGGAGGTCTGGAACCGCTCGCAGAACGCCGACGACGACGCACGCGCCCGGCAGGCCGCGATCGAGGGCGCCTGGCACCGCGACCTGGTGGCGCTGCTGGCGGAGGGCGCCTCGCGCGGGGAGTTCCGTACCGTCGACGCCGAACGGTTCGCGACCCGGCTGCGCGCCCTGCTCGACGGGTTCAGTGTCCATGTCGCGGTCGGCATCCCCGGCACCAGTCGCTCCCAAGTCCTCGGCCAGGTCCGGGAGTTCATCGACGACTCGCTCACCGTCCCGGAGCGGCCCACTCCGTCGTGTACTAAACGCACTTAA
- a CDS encoding agmatine deiminase family protein, which produces MTFRMPPEWAPHERTWMAWPGPNPTFDTDAELDEARSAWATVARAVRRFEPVTMVVGPGQENSARALLGPDIELAVRPLDDAWMRDIGPTFVSDGRQLAAVDWTFNGWGAQGWARWEHDQHIARSVAELAAVPVHSSTLVNEGGAIHVDGEGTVLLTETVQLGKERNPDWTREQVEAEIHARLGTEKAIWLPRGLAGDYGTYGTLGHVDIVAAFARPGTVVAHVQPDPAHPDHEITRETVRTLRAATDARGRSLNVVEVPAPTVLQADGEWVDYSYINHYLCNDGVVLCAFDDPRDKEAAAIFGELFPDRTVTLVDARTIFAGGGGIHCITQQQPKV; this is translated from the coding sequence ATGACCTTCCGCATGCCGCCCGAGTGGGCCCCGCACGAACGCACCTGGATGGCCTGGCCGGGCCCCAACCCCACCTTCGACACCGACGCCGAACTGGACGAGGCCCGCAGCGCCTGGGCCACCGTCGCCCGCGCCGTCCGCCGCTTCGAACCCGTCACGATGGTCGTCGGCCCGGGCCAGGAGAACAGCGCCCGCGCACTTCTCGGCCCTGACATCGAGCTGGCCGTCCGCCCGCTCGACGACGCCTGGATGCGCGACATCGGTCCCACCTTCGTCAGTGACGGGCGTCAACTGGCCGCCGTCGACTGGACGTTCAACGGCTGGGGCGCCCAGGGATGGGCCCGCTGGGAGCACGACCAGCACATCGCCCGCTCCGTCGCCGAGCTCGCGGCCGTCCCCGTACACAGCTCCACGCTCGTCAACGAGGGCGGTGCCATCCATGTCGACGGCGAGGGCACCGTCCTGCTCACCGAGACCGTCCAGCTCGGCAAGGAACGCAACCCCGACTGGACCCGCGAGCAGGTCGAGGCCGAGATCCACGCCAGGCTCGGCACCGAGAAGGCCATCTGGCTGCCGCGCGGACTGGCCGGTGACTACGGCACGTACGGCACCCTCGGTCATGTCGACATCGTCGCCGCCTTCGCCCGCCCCGGCACCGTCGTCGCCCATGTCCAGCCGGACCCGGCCCATCCCGACCACGAGATCACCCGTGAGACCGTCCGCACCCTGCGCGCCGCCACCGACGCCAGAGGTCGCTCCCTGAACGTGGTGGAGGTCCCCGCGCCCACCGTGTTGCAGGCCGACGGGGAGTGGGTCGACTACTCCTACATCAACCATTACCTCTGCAACGACGGCGTGGTTCTCTGCGCCTTCGACGACCCACGCGACAAGGAGGCGGCGGCGATCTTCGGTGAGCTGTTCCCCGACCGTACGGTGACACTCGTCGACGCCCGTACGATCTTTGCCGGCGGTGGAGGCATCCACTGCATCACGCAGCAGCAGCCGAAGGTCTGA
- a CDS encoding urease subunit alpha, producing MSIDPYEYASVHGPRAGDRVRLGDSGLTVRVESDAQQYGEEFLAGFGKTARDGLHLKAAAVRDTCDVVISNVLVIDAVQGIRKVSIGIREGRISAIGRAGNPDTLDGVDVVVGTGTTIVSGEGMIATAGAVDTHVHLLSPRIMEASLASGVTTIIGQEFGPVWGVGVNSPWALRHAFNAFDAWPVNIGFLGRGSSSHEAPLVEALAEGGACGFKVHEDMGAHTRALDTALRVAEEHDVQVALHSDGLNECLSVEDTLRVLEGRTIHAFHIEGCGGGHVPNVLKMAGVENVIGSSTNPTLPFGRDAVAEHYGMIVSVHDLKTDLPGDAAMARDRIRAGTMGAEDVLHDLGAIGITSSDAQGMGRAGETVRRTFAMAGKMKAELGPMDGDGPADDNARVLRYIAKLTINPAIAHGLAHEIGSIETGKLADIVLWRPEFFGAKPQLVLKSGFPAYGVTGDPNAATDTCEPLVLGPQFGAYGATAADLSVAFVSQAATQLGADLMPTRRRRVAVRGTRGIGPGDLVHNSRTGEVAVDAHSGLVTLDGDPLRSEPADSVSLNRLYFL from the coding sequence ATGAGTATCGATCCGTACGAGTACGCCTCCGTACACGGCCCGCGTGCCGGGGACCGGGTCAGGCTCGGTGACTCCGGGCTGACCGTCCGCGTCGAGTCGGACGCACAGCAGTACGGCGAGGAGTTCCTCGCCGGATTCGGCAAGACCGCCCGCGACGGGCTGCATCTCAAGGCCGCCGCCGTCCGGGACACCTGCGATGTCGTCATCAGCAATGTGCTGGTCATCGATGCCGTGCAGGGCATCCGCAAGGTGTCGATCGGTATCCGCGAGGGCCGGATCTCGGCGATCGGGCGGGCCGGTAACCCGGACACCCTCGACGGCGTCGATGTCGTCGTCGGAACGGGGACGACGATCGTCTCCGGCGAGGGGATGATCGCGACGGCGGGCGCTGTCGACACCCATGTCCATCTGCTCTCGCCGCGGATCATGGAGGCATCGCTCGCCTCCGGTGTCACCACGATCATCGGCCAGGAGTTCGGCCCGGTCTGGGGCGTCGGCGTCAACTCGCCCTGGGCCCTGCGCCATGCCTTCAACGCGTTCGACGCCTGGCCGGTCAACATCGGCTTCCTGGGACGCGGTTCGTCCTCCCACGAGGCGCCGCTGGTCGAGGCGCTCGCGGAGGGCGGGGCCTGCGGCTTCAAGGTCCACGAGGACATGGGCGCCCACACCCGCGCCCTGGACACCGCACTGCGGGTCGCCGAGGAACACGATGTCCAGGTCGCCCTGCACAGCGACGGGCTGAACGAGTGCCTGTCGGTCGAGGACACCCTGCGTGTCCTCGAAGGCCGCACGATCCACGCCTTCCACATCGAGGGCTGCGGCGGCGGACACGTCCCCAACGTCCTCAAGATGGCGGGCGTCGAGAACGTCATCGGCTCGTCCACCAACCCGACGCTGCCCTTCGGCAGGGACGCCGTCGCCGAGCACTACGGGATGATCGTCTCCGTACACGACCTCAAGACGGACCTGCCGGGTGACGCCGCCATGGCCCGCGACCGCATCCGCGCCGGAACGATGGGAGCCGAGGACGTCCTGCACGACCTGGGCGCCATCGGCATCACGTCCTCCGACGCACAGGGCATGGGACGGGCCGGTGAGACGGTACGCCGCACCTTCGCGATGGCCGGGAAGATGAAGGCCGAACTCGGCCCGATGGACGGCGACGGCCCCGCGGACGACAACGCCCGGGTGCTGCGCTACATCGCCAAGCTCACCATCAACCCTGCCATCGCCCATGGCCTCGCGCACGAGATCGGCTCCATCGAGACCGGGAAGCTCGCCGACATCGTGCTGTGGCGGCCGGAGTTCTTCGGTGCGAAGCCGCAGCTCGTGCTGAAGTCCGGCTTCCCGGCGTACGGGGTCACGGGCGACCCGAACGCCGCCACCGACACCTGCGAACCCCTGGTCCTCGGACCGCAGTTCGGAGCGTACGGAGCCACCGCGGCCGATCTCTCCGTGGCCTTCGTCTCGCAGGCCGCGACCCAGCTCGGTGCGGACCTGATGCCCACACGCCGACGCCGTGTCGCAGTGCGTGGCACCCGCGGCATCGGCCCCGGCGACCTCGTCCACAACTCCCGTACCGGAGAGGTCGCGGTGGATGCCCACAGCGGTCTGGTCACCCTGGACGGCGACCCGCTGCGCTCCGAGCCCGCCGACTCCGTCTCCCTCAACCGCCTCTACTTCCTCTGA
- the ureA gene encoding urease subunit gamma: protein MRLTPTERDRLLLFGAAELARARRARGLKLNVPEATALIADTVCEAARDGRRLAEAIEAARSVLGPDDVLPGVADVVTEVHVEAVFDDGSRLAVVSRPLGGGLGDDAPGAVVPGPATPEPEPAARLAVRNTATVPVSVTSHFHFFEANPRLDFDRAAAYGMRLCVPAGSSVRFGPGESVEVGLVPIGGDRIAIGFAGLVDGPLDAPGAREEALRRAVACGYLGAER from the coding sequence GTGCGACTGACCCCGACGGAACGTGACCGGCTGCTGCTCTTCGGCGCCGCCGAACTGGCCCGGGCCCGCCGCGCCCGAGGGCTGAAGCTCAATGTCCCCGAGGCGACCGCTCTGATCGCGGACACGGTCTGCGAGGCCGCCCGCGACGGGCGCAGGCTCGCCGAGGCCATCGAGGCCGCACGGTCCGTGCTCGGTCCCGACGATGTCCTTCCGGGGGTCGCCGATGTGGTCACCGAAGTCCATGTGGAGGCCGTCTTCGACGACGGTTCGCGGCTCGCCGTGGTCTCCCGGCCGCTGGGCGGCGGGCTCGGCGACGACGCTCCCGGGGCCGTCGTCCCGGGTCCAGCCACGCCCGAGCCGGAACCGGCGGCGCGCCTCGCGGTCCGCAACACCGCGACCGTGCCGGTCTCCGTGACGTCGCACTTCCACTTCTTCGAGGCCAACCCGCGGCTCGACTTCGATCGGGCGGCGGCGTACGGGATGCGGCTCTGCGTCCCCGCCGGGTCCTCCGTCCGCTTCGGGCCGGGGGAGTCGGTCGAGGTCGGGCTGGTGCCCATCGGCGGAGACCGGATCGCCATCGGGTTCGCCGGACTGGTCGACGGACCGCTCGACGCGCCCGGCGCACGCGAAGAGGCCCTGCGGCGCGCGGTGGCATGCGGATACCTGGGAGCAGAGCGATGA
- a CDS encoding branched-chain amino acid aminotransferase encodes MTTPTIELKPSSNPLSDAEREAILVKPGFGRYFTDHMVTIRWTEGRGWHDGQLVPYGPLSLDPATTVLHYAQEIFEGLKAYRRPDGSVATFRPEANAKRFQASAHRLAMPELPVETFIEACDVLVQQDKAWVPAHGGEESLYLRPFMIATEVGLGVKPANEYLFVVIASPAGAYFPGGVKPVSIWLSEDRVRAVPGGMGDAKTGGNYAASLLAQAEAAAKGCDQVAYLDAVEHKWVEELGGMNLYFVYGNKIITPALTGSLLAGVTRDSLLKVARDLGYESEEGRVSIDQWRSDTANGTLTEVFACGTAAVITPVGTVKSAGGEWTQSEGAPGEVTMKLRERLLDIQRGVAEDTHGWMHPLG; translated from the coding sequence ATGACGACGCCCACGATCGAGCTCAAGCCCTCCTCGAACCCGCTGTCCGACGCGGAGCGCGAGGCGATCCTGGTCAAGCCCGGATTCGGCCGCTACTTCACCGATCACATGGTGACGATCCGGTGGACCGAGGGCCGCGGCTGGCACGACGGCCAGCTCGTCCCCTACGGCCCGCTCTCCCTCGACCCCGCGACCACGGTCCTGCACTACGCGCAGGAGATCTTCGAGGGCCTCAAGGCCTACCGCCGGCCCGACGGCTCCGTCGCCACGTTCCGTCCCGAGGCGAACGCCAAGCGTTTCCAGGCATCGGCGCACCGGCTGGCCATGCCGGAACTGCCCGTCGAGACGTTCATCGAGGCGTGCGACGTGCTGGTCCAGCAGGACAAGGCATGGGTTCCGGCACACGGCGGCGAGGAGTCGCTCTACCTGCGCCCCTTCATGATCGCGACCGAGGTCGGCCTCGGTGTGAAGCCCGCCAACGAGTACCTCTTCGTCGTCATCGCCTCGCCCGCCGGCGCCTACTTCCCCGGTGGCGTCAAGCCGGTCTCCATCTGGCTCTCCGAGGACCGCGTCCGCGCCGTCCCCGGCGGCATGGGCGACGCCAAGACCGGCGGCAACTACGCGGCGTCCCTCCTCGCCCAGGCGGAGGCCGCGGCGAAGGGCTGCGACCAGGTCGCGTACCTCGACGCGGTCGAGCACAAGTGGGTCGAGGAGCTCGGCGGCATGAACCTGTACTTCGTGTACGGGAACAAGATCATCACCCCGGCCCTGACCGGCTCCCTGCTCGCCGGCGTCACCCGTGACTCGCTGCTCAAGGTCGCCCGCGACCTCGGCTACGAGTCCGAGGAGGGTCGCGTCTCCATCGACCAGTGGCGGAGCGACACCGCGAACGGCACCCTCACCGAGGTCTTCGCCTGCGGCACCGCGGCCGTCATCACCCCCGTCGGCACCGTCAAGTCCGCGGGCGGCGAGTGGACCCAGAGCGAGGGCGCGCCCGGCGAGGTCACGATGAAGCTGCGTGAGCGCCTGCTGGACATCCAGCGCGGCGTCGCCGAGGACACCCACGGCTGGATGCACCCGCTCGGCTGA
- a CDS encoding 3-isopropylmalate dehydrogenase has translation MSRSINLAVIPGDGIGQEVVAQGLKVLHAVLPQDVKLETKEFDFGAKRYQATGETLTDADVQALKQHDAILLGAIGDPSVPSGVLERGFLLKLRFLFDHHVNLRPSKLLPGVATPLKGQPEIDFVVVREGTEGPYTGNGGSIRTGTPHEVATEVSVNTAFGVERVVRDAFARAQARPRKKLTLVHKNNVLTYAGHLWTNIFNKVAAEFPDVTTDYLHVDAATIFLVTQPERFDVIVTDNLFGDIITDLAAAVSGGIGVAASGNINPSGEFPSMFEPVHGSAPDIAGQGKADPTAAILSVALLLRHLGYEAEAVRIEDAVSADLAERDSVTTRTTDEIGDALVVRVAS, from the coding sequence ATGTCTCGCAGCATCAATCTCGCAGTGATCCCTGGTGACGGTATCGGCCAGGAGGTAGTGGCTCAGGGCCTCAAGGTCCTCCATGCTGTTCTCCCGCAGGATGTGAAGCTGGAGACCAAGGAGTTCGACTTCGGCGCCAAGCGCTACCAGGCGACCGGTGAGACCCTCACCGACGCGGATGTCCAGGCGCTCAAGCAGCACGACGCGATCCTGCTCGGTGCGATCGGGGACCCCTCGGTTCCGTCCGGCGTCCTGGAGCGCGGCTTCCTGCTGAAGCTCCGTTTCCTCTTCGACCACCATGTGAACCTGCGGCCGTCGAAGCTCCTCCCGGGTGTCGCGACCCCGCTCAAGGGGCAGCCGGAGATCGACTTCGTCGTGGTCCGCGAGGGCACCGAGGGCCCGTACACCGGCAATGGCGGTTCGATCCGCACCGGCACCCCGCACGAGGTCGCCACCGAGGTCTCGGTCAACACCGCCTTCGGCGTCGAGCGTGTGGTCCGCGACGCCTTCGCCCGCGCCCAGGCCCGCCCGCGCAAGAAGCTGACGCTGGTCCACAAGAACAACGTGCTGACCTACGCCGGGCACCTGTGGACCAACATCTTCAACAAGGTCGCGGCCGAGTTCCCGGACGTCACCACCGACTACCTGCACGTGGACGCGGCGACGATCTTCCTCGTCACGCAGCCCGAGCGCTTCGACGTGATCGTCACCGACAACCTCTTCGGCGACATCATCACCGATCTCGCCGCGGCCGTCTCCGGTGGCATCGGCGTCGCGGCCTCGGGCAACATCAACCCGAGCGGCGAGTTCCCCTCGATGTTCGAGCCGGTCCACGGCTCCGCCCCGGACATCGCGGGCCAGGGCAAGGCCGACCCCACGGCCGCGATCCTCTCCGTCGCCCTTCTGCTGCGCCATCTCGGCTACGAGGCCGAGGCCGTGCGCATCGAGGACGCCGTCTCCGCCGACCTCGCGGAGCGCGACAGCGTGACGACTCGTACCACCGACGAGATCGGCGACGCGCTCGTGGTACGCGTAGCGAGCTGA
- a CDS encoding MmyB family transcriptional regulator: MHHRQTLCRGPAAHPLHRLREVRVLAQNAMAVALVGETRQGHNVVRSWFTDPAARTLFPPEDHDTHSRIHVAQLRAVSAARPDDAQLGALVRELRERSAEFEALWTEHRVALRRAERKRFLHPVVGLLDLECEVLLSAACGQSLVIHTARPGSEAHERLQLLRVVGVQEFGQRVG, from the coding sequence ATGCACCATCGCCAGACGCTGTGTCGCGGCCCAGCCGCCCACCCACTGCATCGACTGCGCGAGGTGCGGGTGCTGGCGCAGAACGCCATGGCCGTCGCGCTGGTCGGTGAGACACGGCAGGGGCACAACGTCGTCCGGTCCTGGTTCACCGACCCGGCCGCGCGGACGCTCTTCCCGCCCGAGGACCACGACACGCACTCCCGCATTCACGTGGCCCAGCTCCGCGCGGTGTCCGCGGCCCGCCCCGACGACGCCCAGCTGGGCGCCCTGGTCAGGGAACTGCGCGAGAGGAGCGCGGAGTTCGAGGCGCTGTGGACGGAGCATCGGGTGGCGCTGCGGCGCGCGGAGCGCAAGCGGTTCCTGCATCCGGTCGTCGGGCTCCTGGACCTGGAGTGCGAGGTGCTGCTCAGCGCGGCCTGCGGGCAGAGCCTGGTCATCCACACGGCGCGGCCGGGCAGCGAGGCCCATGAGCGGCTGCAACTGCTGCGCGTGGTGGGGGTGCAGGAGTTCGGACAGCGCGTGGGATGA